In the Brachyhypopomus gauderio isolate BG-103 chromosome 4, BGAUD_0.2, whole genome shotgun sequence genome, one interval contains:
- the morc3a gene encoding MORC family CW-type zinc finger protein 3a isoform X5: MRMLLLRQCSAHAHNSVLLSFFSLGFTCIFCDGLLNAMEAKWDTMLHFLMNGSYPKNFNKWQRQNLRRYASKFQIKEGDLWFQGRRKAIKTVEEARVLFREFHSSPLGGHSGIVKTRAAICARFYWPGMTVHVENWILECNGCRKVGKPLTVVQPFECNKLNPNYLHSNSTSHTWPFSAIAELIDNAYDPDANAKLFWIDKTVIKGHDCLTFMDNGAGMDYDKMHKMLSFGFNDKQTVNGHVPVGMYGNGFKSGSMRLGKDAIVFSKKADTMCVGLLSQTYLEQINAQHIAVPIAMFRCTGQTISCPVSEHAASLEDILHYSLFNTTEELLCELDAIKGPCSTNSAGTRIIIWNLRKSLSGQEEFDYSTNRYDIRIPPDVYESTGKQYKKQEHVMQSGPESDYSLRAYCSVLYLKPKMQIIIRGQKVRTELISKSLANTVKDKYRPKIPNIKPITITFGFNTKSKEQYGIMMYHKNRLIKAYERVTCQLKANKIGVGVIGVLECNFLKPTHNKQDFDYTDEYRKTMCSLNNKLEEYWKEVHHRFGKNADIALTIEDIPKNPDQNWVQCDDCQKWRKLPDGIDTNELPSAWSCRRNPDPQFRSCLVPEEPEDSDDEQVYQKTHKQHEREEKMKQTQREQEQKNAEQQRMKKLTRQNKDLKRKLEQQVCLGVNSPRSPAQSTPRPAGPRSPDMPVISNVISLSTTPSRSKRSLNHSAKNGVEKRLRFLSDFSSNTRGNPSTSTVSPDACVSLSVIDPDDCGGKEDWRGIPHNEDDIEGNSTPRSSLSPTVKTERQICMTTQTEQMQAIKQEVDSGEKEGEERSKERERGARQPETLQGLRLLERSSHQEREMSVTSLGNKNGEVKERHSTREAAVQTLESCIVMQGEMEQLRRELDELKKEKAQAWVEKKAESQDSSTGEGARSELGTASFVEVDDELACRVDGLLRELDQRTKQEEELQNRLKHLEEQNSVLLTRCKNLQKDLEVKRDHGDVKSSVDPNRDEGAMATGGPSVPVSIPQDGTRRGPESESGQGDSATQACRLMLWELRHNVGRLLVNYVPALDLEQVNFDCDVIDEILMQVLEMASSPLATEHNS; encoded by the exons atgcgcatgctaCTTCTACGTCAGTGTTCAGCGCACGCCCATAATTCCGTGCTGCTCTCGTTCTTTTCTCTTGGATTCACG TGTATTTTCTGCGACGGTCTGTTAAATGCAATGGAGGCGAAGTGGGACACGATGCTCCATTTTCTGATGAATGGATCATACCCTAAGAACTTCAACAAATGGCAGAGGCAAAATCTCAGGCGGTATGCCTCCAAGTTTCAAATAAAAG AAGGAGACCTCTGGTTTCAAGGCAGAAGAAAGGCTATTAAAACAGTGGAGGAAGCCAGGGTTTTGTTTCGGGAGTTTCACTCCTCCCCACTCGGTGGACATTCGGGCATCGTGAAGACTCGGGCTGCCATTTGCGCCAGGTTTTACTGGCCAGGCATGACGGTTCATGTTGAAAATTGG ATCTTGGAATGCAACGGATGTCGGAAAGTGGGGAAACCACTGACTGTTGTGCAACCATTTGAATGCAATAAG CTTAATCCAAACTACCTGCATTCAAACTCCACCAGCCATACTTGGCCCTTCAGTGCTATTGCTGAGCTGATTG ACAACGCTTATGACCCAGATGCCAATGCCAAGCTGTTCTGGATTGATAAAACTGTGATcaaaggccatgactgcctcacCTTCATGGATAACGGAGCAGGCATGGATTATGACAAGATGCACAAAATGCTCAG TTTTGGCTTCAACGATAAGCAGACGGTGAACGGCCACGTCCCTGTGGGCATGTATGGTAACGGTTTTAAGTCTGGCTCCATGCGTCTGGGGAAGGATGCCATCGTGTTCTCGAAGAAAGCAGACACTATGTGTGTAGGACTACTGTCGCAGACGTACCTGGAACAGATAAATGCGCAGCACATTGCAGTGCCTATAGCCATGTTCAGATGCACTGGGCAGACCA TCTCCTGCCCTGTGTCGGAGCATGCTGCAAGTCTGGAAGATATCCTTCACTACTCGCTGTTTAACACGACGGAGGAGCTACTGTGTGAACTCGACGCCATCAAAGGTCCGTGCTCAACAAACTCCGCCGGAACCCGGATCATCATCTGGAACCTCCGCAA GAGTTTATCAGGACAGGAGGAATTTGACTACTCGACCAATCGCTATGACATCAGAATCCCACCCGATGTATACGAGAGTACCGGGAAGCAGTACAAAAAGCAAGAGCACGTAATGCAGTCGGGTCCAGAGAGCGACTACTCACTGCGG GCGTACTGCAGTGTTCTCTACCTGAAACCCAAAATGCAGATTATCATTCGAGGGCAGAAAGTAAGAACTGAGCTCATCTCCAAAAGTCTAGCAAACACCGTCAAGGACAAATACAGACCAAAAATCCCAAACATT AAACCCATTACAATCACCTTTGGTTTCAACACCAAGAGCAAAGAGCAATATGGTATTATGATGTACCACAAAAACCGCCTCATCAAAGCCTACGAGAGAGTCACCTGCCAGCTGAAG GCAAACAAAATTGGAGTGGGAGTCATTGGTGTGTTGGAGTGCAACTTTCTCAAGCCAACTCACAACAAACAGGACTTCGACTACACAGACGAATACAG GAAAACCATGTGCAGTCTAAATAACAAGCTTGAAGAATATTGGAAAGAGGTCCATCATAGATTCGGGAAAAATGCAGACATTGCTTTAACTATAGAGGATATTCC GAAGAATCCGGACCAAAACTGGGTGCAGTGTGATGATTGTCAGAAGTGGCGGAAACTTCCAGATGGCATAGATACTAATGAACTCCCTTCCGCATGGTCCTGCCGCAGGAACCCTGATCCACAGTTcag GAGCTGTTTAGTTCCAGAGGAGCCTGAAGATTCTGACGATGAACAAGTATATCAGAAAACCCACAAACAGCA TGAGCGAGAGGAGAAGATGAAACAGACACAGCGT GAGCAGGAGCAGAAAAACGCAGAGCAGCAGAGGATGAAGAAGTTGACCAGGCAGAACAAAGATCTGAAGAGGAAACTGGAACAGCAGGTCTGTCTGGGC GTAAATTCACCCAGGTCTCCCGCCCAGTCCACACCCAGACCTGCAG GTCCCAGATCTCCTGATATGCCAGTCATCTCCAATGTGATCTCTCTTTCCACTACTCCTTCAAG GAGCAAGAGATCCCTGAACCATAGTGCAAAGAATGGTGTAGAGAAGAGACTCAGGTTTTTGAGTGATTTCTCCTCCAACACCAGGGGCAACCCTTCGACATCCACAGTCTCGCCAGATGCTTGTGTCTCGCTGTCTGTGATTGATCCTGACGATTGTGGTGGTAAAGAAGACTGGAGAGGGATACCTCACAATGAGGATGACATTGAGGGCAACAGCACACCAAGGTCCAGCCTGTCCCCCACTGTGAAGACAGAAAG ACAAATCTGTATGACAACCCAGACGGAGCAAATGCAGGCCATAAAACAGGAAGTGGATtcgggagagaaggagggggaggagagaagcaaggaaagagagaggggtgcaCGTCAACCAGAAACGCTTCAAGGTCTCCGCCTTCTGGAGAGGAGCTCGCATCAAGAACGCGAGATGAGCGTAACAAGTTTGGGGAATAAAAATGGAGAAGTGAAAGAGAGGCACAGTACCAGAGAGGCCGCCGTCCAGACCCTGGAAAGCTGCATAGTGATGcagggagagatggagcagcTCCGACGTGAGCTGGACGAGCTGAAGAAGGAGAAGGCCCAGGCGTGGGTGGAGAAGAAGGCGGAGAGCCAGGACAGTAGCACAGGAGAAGGAGCACGGAGTGAGTTAGGTACAGCGTCATTTGTAGAAGTGGATGATGAACTGGCATGTCGGGTGGACGGTCTGCTGAGGGAATTGGACCAAAGAACCAAACAGGAGGAAGAGCTACAGAACAGG CTGAAACATCTAGAGGAGCAGAACAGCGTTTTGTTGACTCGCTGTAAAAACCTTCAGAAAGATTTAGAAGTGAAAAGAGACCATGGAGATGTGAAATCAAGCGTAGATCCCAACCGAGATGAGGGTGCAATGGCTACAGGAGGACCATCTGTCCCAGTAAGTATCCCTCAGGATGGGACACGGAGAGGaccagagagtgagagtggacaAGGAGACAGCGCCACACAGGCCTGCCG CCTCATGTTATGGGAACTCAGGCACAATGTTGGACGTCTCCTGGTGAACTATGTGCCTGCACTGGACCTTGAGCAAGTGAACTTTGATTGTGATGTCATTGACGAGATTCTCATGCAGGTTTTAGAAATGGCCTCTTCTCCTCTGGCAACAGAGCACAACTCCTGA
- the morc3a gene encoding MORC family CW-type zinc finger protein 3a isoform X1, whose product MRMLLLRQCSAHAHNSVLLSFFSLGFTCIFCDGLLNAMEAKWDTMLHFLMNGSYPKNFNKWQRQNLRRYASKFQIKEGDLWFQGRRKAIKTVEEARVLFREFHSSPLGGHSGIVKTRAAICARFYWPGMTVHVENWILECNGCRKVGKPLTVVQPFECNKLNPNYLHSNSTSHTWPFSAIAELIDNAYDPDANAKLFWIDKTVIKGHDCLTFMDNGAGMDYDKMHKMLSFGFNDKQTVNGHVPVGMYGNGFKSGSMRLGKDAIVFSKKADTMCVGLLSQTYLEQINAQHIAVPIAMFRCTGQTISCPVSEHAASLEDILHYSLFNTTEELLCELDAIKGPCSTNSAGTRIIIWNLRKSLSGQEEFDYSTNRYDIRIPPDVYESTGKQYKKQEHVMQSGPESDYSLRAYCSVLYLKPKMQIIIRGQKVRTELISKSLANTVKDKYRPKIPNIKPITITFGFNTKSKEQYGIMMYHKNRLIKAYERVTCQLKANKIGVGVIGVLECNFLKPTHNKQDFDYTDEYRKTMCSLNNKLEEYWKEVHHRFGKNADIALTIEDIPKNPDQNWVQCDDCQKWRKLPDGIDTNELPSAWSCRRNPDPQFRSCLVPEEPEDSDDEQVYQKTHKQHEREEKMKQTQREQEQKNAEQQRMKKLTRQNKDLKRKLEQQVCLGVNSPRSPAQSTPRPAGPRSPDMPVISNVISLSTTPSRSKRSLNHSAKNGVEKRLRFLSDFSSNTRGNPSTSTVSPDACVSLSVIDPDDCGGKEDWRGIPHNEDDIEGNSTPRSSLSPTVKTERYDYDTDGDYSGAMDTNPYHDPGFTDLSRQICMTTQTEQMQAIKQEVDSGEKEGEERSKERERGARQPETLQGLRLLERSSHQEREMSVTSLGNKNGEVKERHSTREAAVQTLESCIVMQGEMEQLRRELDELKKEKAQAWVEKKAESQDSSTGEGARSELGTASFVEVDDELACRVDGLLRELDQRTKQEEELQNRLKHLEEQNSVLLTRCKNLQKDLEVKRDHGDVKSSVDPNRDEGAMATGGPSVPVSIPQDGTRRGPESESGQGDSATQACRLMLWELRHNVGRLLVNYVPALDLEQVNFDCDVIDEILMQVLEMASSPLATEHNS is encoded by the exons atgcgcatgctaCTTCTACGTCAGTGTTCAGCGCACGCCCATAATTCCGTGCTGCTCTCGTTCTTTTCTCTTGGATTCACG TGTATTTTCTGCGACGGTCTGTTAAATGCAATGGAGGCGAAGTGGGACACGATGCTCCATTTTCTGATGAATGGATCATACCCTAAGAACTTCAACAAATGGCAGAGGCAAAATCTCAGGCGGTATGCCTCCAAGTTTCAAATAAAAG AAGGAGACCTCTGGTTTCAAGGCAGAAGAAAGGCTATTAAAACAGTGGAGGAAGCCAGGGTTTTGTTTCGGGAGTTTCACTCCTCCCCACTCGGTGGACATTCGGGCATCGTGAAGACTCGGGCTGCCATTTGCGCCAGGTTTTACTGGCCAGGCATGACGGTTCATGTTGAAAATTGG ATCTTGGAATGCAACGGATGTCGGAAAGTGGGGAAACCACTGACTGTTGTGCAACCATTTGAATGCAATAAG CTTAATCCAAACTACCTGCATTCAAACTCCACCAGCCATACTTGGCCCTTCAGTGCTATTGCTGAGCTGATTG ACAACGCTTATGACCCAGATGCCAATGCCAAGCTGTTCTGGATTGATAAAACTGTGATcaaaggccatgactgcctcacCTTCATGGATAACGGAGCAGGCATGGATTATGACAAGATGCACAAAATGCTCAG TTTTGGCTTCAACGATAAGCAGACGGTGAACGGCCACGTCCCTGTGGGCATGTATGGTAACGGTTTTAAGTCTGGCTCCATGCGTCTGGGGAAGGATGCCATCGTGTTCTCGAAGAAAGCAGACACTATGTGTGTAGGACTACTGTCGCAGACGTACCTGGAACAGATAAATGCGCAGCACATTGCAGTGCCTATAGCCATGTTCAGATGCACTGGGCAGACCA TCTCCTGCCCTGTGTCGGAGCATGCTGCAAGTCTGGAAGATATCCTTCACTACTCGCTGTTTAACACGACGGAGGAGCTACTGTGTGAACTCGACGCCATCAAAGGTCCGTGCTCAACAAACTCCGCCGGAACCCGGATCATCATCTGGAACCTCCGCAA GAGTTTATCAGGACAGGAGGAATTTGACTACTCGACCAATCGCTATGACATCAGAATCCCACCCGATGTATACGAGAGTACCGGGAAGCAGTACAAAAAGCAAGAGCACGTAATGCAGTCGGGTCCAGAGAGCGACTACTCACTGCGG GCGTACTGCAGTGTTCTCTACCTGAAACCCAAAATGCAGATTATCATTCGAGGGCAGAAAGTAAGAACTGAGCTCATCTCCAAAAGTCTAGCAAACACCGTCAAGGACAAATACAGACCAAAAATCCCAAACATT AAACCCATTACAATCACCTTTGGTTTCAACACCAAGAGCAAAGAGCAATATGGTATTATGATGTACCACAAAAACCGCCTCATCAAAGCCTACGAGAGAGTCACCTGCCAGCTGAAG GCAAACAAAATTGGAGTGGGAGTCATTGGTGTGTTGGAGTGCAACTTTCTCAAGCCAACTCACAACAAACAGGACTTCGACTACACAGACGAATACAG GAAAACCATGTGCAGTCTAAATAACAAGCTTGAAGAATATTGGAAAGAGGTCCATCATAGATTCGGGAAAAATGCAGACATTGCTTTAACTATAGAGGATATTCC GAAGAATCCGGACCAAAACTGGGTGCAGTGTGATGATTGTCAGAAGTGGCGGAAACTTCCAGATGGCATAGATACTAATGAACTCCCTTCCGCATGGTCCTGCCGCAGGAACCCTGATCCACAGTTcag GAGCTGTTTAGTTCCAGAGGAGCCTGAAGATTCTGACGATGAACAAGTATATCAGAAAACCCACAAACAGCA TGAGCGAGAGGAGAAGATGAAACAGACACAGCGT GAGCAGGAGCAGAAAAACGCAGAGCAGCAGAGGATGAAGAAGTTGACCAGGCAGAACAAAGATCTGAAGAGGAAACTGGAACAGCAGGTCTGTCTGGGC GTAAATTCACCCAGGTCTCCCGCCCAGTCCACACCCAGACCTGCAG GTCCCAGATCTCCTGATATGCCAGTCATCTCCAATGTGATCTCTCTTTCCACTACTCCTTCAAG GAGCAAGAGATCCCTGAACCATAGTGCAAAGAATGGTGTAGAGAAGAGACTCAGGTTTTTGAGTGATTTCTCCTCCAACACCAGGGGCAACCCTTCGACATCCACAGTCTCGCCAGATGCTTGTGTCTCGCTGTCTGTGATTGATCCTGACGATTGTGGTGGTAAAGAAGACTGGAGAGGGATACCTCACAATGAGGATGACATTGAGGGCAACAGCACACCAAGGTCCAGCCTGTCCCCCACTGTGAAGACAGAAAGGTACGATTACGACACTGACGGAGATTACTCAGGGGCCATGGACACAAATCCGTACCATGACCCAGGCTTTACGGATCTGTCCAGACAAATCTGTATGACAACCCAGACGGAGCAAATGCAGGCCATAAAACAGGAAGTGGATtcgggagagaaggagggggaggagagaagcaaggaaagagagaggggtgcaCGTCAACCAGAAACGCTTCAAGGTCTCCGCCTTCTGGAGAGGAGCTCGCATCAAGAACGCGAGATGAGCGTAACAAGTTTGGGGAATAAAAATGGAGAAGTGAAAGAGAGGCACAGTACCAGAGAGGCCGCCGTCCAGACCCTGGAAAGCTGCATAGTGATGcagggagagatggagcagcTCCGACGTGAGCTGGACGAGCTGAAGAAGGAGAAGGCCCAGGCGTGGGTGGAGAAGAAGGCGGAGAGCCAGGACAGTAGCACAGGAGAAGGAGCACGGAGTGAGTTAGGTACAGCGTCATTTGTAGAAGTGGATGATGAACTGGCATGTCGGGTGGACGGTCTGCTGAGGGAATTGGACCAAAGAACCAAACAGGAGGAAGAGCTACAGAACAGG CTGAAACATCTAGAGGAGCAGAACAGCGTTTTGTTGACTCGCTGTAAAAACCTTCAGAAAGATTTAGAAGTGAAAAGAGACCATGGAGATGTGAAATCAAGCGTAGATCCCAACCGAGATGAGGGTGCAATGGCTACAGGAGGACCATCTGTCCCAGTAAGTATCCCTCAGGATGGGACACGGAGAGGaccagagagtgagagtggacaAGGAGACAGCGCCACACAGGCCTGCCG CCTCATGTTATGGGAACTCAGGCACAATGTTGGACGTCTCCTGGTGAACTATGTGCCTGCACTGGACCTTGAGCAAGTGAACTTTGATTGTGATGTCATTGACGAGATTCTCATGCAGGTTTTAGAAATGGCCTCTTCTCCTCTGGCAACAGAGCACAACTCCTGA
- the morc3a gene encoding MORC family CW-type zinc finger protein 3a isoform X4: MRMLLLRQCSAHAHNSVLLSFFSLGFTCIFCDGLLNAMEAKWDTMLHFLMNGSYPKNFNKWQRQNLRRYASKFQIKEGDLWFQGRRKAIKTVEEARVLFREFHSSPLGGHSGIVKTRAAICARFYWPGMTVHVENWILECNGCRKVGKPLTVVQPFECNKLNPNYLHSNSTSHTWPFSAIAELIDNAYDPDANAKLFWIDKTVIKGHDCLTFMDNGAGMDYDKMHKMLSFGFNDKQTVNGHVPVGMYGNGFKSGSMRLGKDAIVFSKKADTMCVGLLSQTYLEQINAQHIAVPIAMFRCTGQTISCPVSEHAASLEDILHYSLFNTTEELLCELDAIKGPCSTNSAGTRIIIWNLRKSLSGQEEFDYSTNRYDIRIPPDVYESTGKQYKKQEHVMQSGPESDYSLRIIIRGQKVRTELISKSLANTVKDKYRPKIPNIKPITITFGFNTKSKEQYGIMMYHKNRLIKAYERVTCQLKANKIGVGVIGVLECNFLKPTHNKQDFDYTDEYRKTMCSLNNKLEEYWKEVHHRFGKNADIALTIEDIPKNPDQNWVQCDDCQKWRKLPDGIDTNELPSAWSCRRNPDPQFRSCLVPEEPEDSDDEQVYQKTHKQHEREEKMKQTQREQEQKNAEQQRMKKLTRQNKDLKRKLEQQVCLGVNSPRSPAQSTPRPAGPRSPDMPVISNVISLSTTPSRSKRSLNHSAKNGVEKRLRFLSDFSSNTRGNPSTSTVSPDACVSLSVIDPDDCGGKEDWRGIPHNEDDIEGNSTPRSSLSPTVKTERYDYDTDGDYSGAMDTNPYHDPGFTDLSRQICMTTQTEQMQAIKQEVDSGEKEGEERSKERERGARQPETLQGLRLLERSSHQEREMSVTSLGNKNGEVKERHSTREAAVQTLESCIVMQGEMEQLRRELDELKKEKAQAWVEKKAESQDSSTGEGARSELGTASFVEVDDELACRVDGLLRELDQRTKQEEELQNRLKHLEEQNSVLLTRCKNLQKDLEVKRDHGDVKSSVDPNRDEGAMATGGPSVPVSIPQDGTRRGPESESGQGDSATQACRLMLWELRHNVGRLLVNYVPALDLEQVNFDCDVIDEILMQVLEMASSPLATEHNS; the protein is encoded by the exons atgcgcatgctaCTTCTACGTCAGTGTTCAGCGCACGCCCATAATTCCGTGCTGCTCTCGTTCTTTTCTCTTGGATTCACG TGTATTTTCTGCGACGGTCTGTTAAATGCAATGGAGGCGAAGTGGGACACGATGCTCCATTTTCTGATGAATGGATCATACCCTAAGAACTTCAACAAATGGCAGAGGCAAAATCTCAGGCGGTATGCCTCCAAGTTTCAAATAAAAG AAGGAGACCTCTGGTTTCAAGGCAGAAGAAAGGCTATTAAAACAGTGGAGGAAGCCAGGGTTTTGTTTCGGGAGTTTCACTCCTCCCCACTCGGTGGACATTCGGGCATCGTGAAGACTCGGGCTGCCATTTGCGCCAGGTTTTACTGGCCAGGCATGACGGTTCATGTTGAAAATTGG ATCTTGGAATGCAACGGATGTCGGAAAGTGGGGAAACCACTGACTGTTGTGCAACCATTTGAATGCAATAAG CTTAATCCAAACTACCTGCATTCAAACTCCACCAGCCATACTTGGCCCTTCAGTGCTATTGCTGAGCTGATTG ACAACGCTTATGACCCAGATGCCAATGCCAAGCTGTTCTGGATTGATAAAACTGTGATcaaaggccatgactgcctcacCTTCATGGATAACGGAGCAGGCATGGATTATGACAAGATGCACAAAATGCTCAG TTTTGGCTTCAACGATAAGCAGACGGTGAACGGCCACGTCCCTGTGGGCATGTATGGTAACGGTTTTAAGTCTGGCTCCATGCGTCTGGGGAAGGATGCCATCGTGTTCTCGAAGAAAGCAGACACTATGTGTGTAGGACTACTGTCGCAGACGTACCTGGAACAGATAAATGCGCAGCACATTGCAGTGCCTATAGCCATGTTCAGATGCACTGGGCAGACCA TCTCCTGCCCTGTGTCGGAGCATGCTGCAAGTCTGGAAGATATCCTTCACTACTCGCTGTTTAACACGACGGAGGAGCTACTGTGTGAACTCGACGCCATCAAAGGTCCGTGCTCAACAAACTCCGCCGGAACCCGGATCATCATCTGGAACCTCCGCAA GAGTTTATCAGGACAGGAGGAATTTGACTACTCGACCAATCGCTATGACATCAGAATCCCACCCGATGTATACGAGAGTACCGGGAAGCAGTACAAAAAGCAAGAGCACGTAATGCAGTCGGGTCCAGAGAGCGACTACTCACTGCGG ATTATCATTCGAGGGCAGAAAGTAAGAACTGAGCTCATCTCCAAAAGTCTAGCAAACACCGTCAAGGACAAATACAGACCAAAAATCCCAAACATT AAACCCATTACAATCACCTTTGGTTTCAACACCAAGAGCAAAGAGCAATATGGTATTATGATGTACCACAAAAACCGCCTCATCAAAGCCTACGAGAGAGTCACCTGCCAGCTGAAG GCAAACAAAATTGGAGTGGGAGTCATTGGTGTGTTGGAGTGCAACTTTCTCAAGCCAACTCACAACAAACAGGACTTCGACTACACAGACGAATACAG GAAAACCATGTGCAGTCTAAATAACAAGCTTGAAGAATATTGGAAAGAGGTCCATCATAGATTCGGGAAAAATGCAGACATTGCTTTAACTATAGAGGATATTCC GAAGAATCCGGACCAAAACTGGGTGCAGTGTGATGATTGTCAGAAGTGGCGGAAACTTCCAGATGGCATAGATACTAATGAACTCCCTTCCGCATGGTCCTGCCGCAGGAACCCTGATCCACAGTTcag GAGCTGTTTAGTTCCAGAGGAGCCTGAAGATTCTGACGATGAACAAGTATATCAGAAAACCCACAAACAGCA TGAGCGAGAGGAGAAGATGAAACAGACACAGCGT GAGCAGGAGCAGAAAAACGCAGAGCAGCAGAGGATGAAGAAGTTGACCAGGCAGAACAAAGATCTGAAGAGGAAACTGGAACAGCAGGTCTGTCTGGGC GTAAATTCACCCAGGTCTCCCGCCCAGTCCACACCCAGACCTGCAG GTCCCAGATCTCCTGATATGCCAGTCATCTCCAATGTGATCTCTCTTTCCACTACTCCTTCAAG GAGCAAGAGATCCCTGAACCATAGTGCAAAGAATGGTGTAGAGAAGAGACTCAGGTTTTTGAGTGATTTCTCCTCCAACACCAGGGGCAACCCTTCGACATCCACAGTCTCGCCAGATGCTTGTGTCTCGCTGTCTGTGATTGATCCTGACGATTGTGGTGGTAAAGAAGACTGGAGAGGGATACCTCACAATGAGGATGACATTGAGGGCAACAGCACACCAAGGTCCAGCCTGTCCCCCACTGTGAAGACAGAAAGGTACGATTACGACACTGACGGAGATTACTCAGGGGCCATGGACACAAATCCGTACCATGACCCAGGCTTTACGGATCTGTCCAGACAAATCTGTATGACAACCCAGACGGAGCAAATGCAGGCCATAAAACAGGAAGTGGATtcgggagagaaggagggggaggagagaagcaaggaaagagagaggggtgcaCGTCAACCAGAAACGCTTCAAGGTCTCCGCCTTCTGGAGAGGAGCTCGCATCAAGAACGCGAGATGAGCGTAACAAGTTTGGGGAATAAAAATGGAGAAGTGAAAGAGAGGCACAGTACCAGAGAGGCCGCCGTCCAGACCCTGGAAAGCTGCATAGTGATGcagggagagatggagcagcTCCGACGTGAGCTGGACGAGCTGAAGAAGGAGAAGGCCCAGGCGTGGGTGGAGAAGAAGGCGGAGAGCCAGGACAGTAGCACAGGAGAAGGAGCACGGAGTGAGTTAGGTACAGCGTCATTTGTAGAAGTGGATGATGAACTGGCATGTCGGGTGGACGGTCTGCTGAGGGAATTGGACCAAAGAACCAAACAGGAGGAAGAGCTACAGAACAGG CTGAAACATCTAGAGGAGCAGAACAGCGTTTTGTTGACTCGCTGTAAAAACCTTCAGAAAGATTTAGAAGTGAAAAGAGACCATGGAGATGTGAAATCAAGCGTAGATCCCAACCGAGATGAGGGTGCAATGGCTACAGGAGGACCATCTGTCCCAGTAAGTATCCCTCAGGATGGGACACGGAGAGGaccagagagtgagagtggacaAGGAGACAGCGCCACACAGGCCTGCCG CCTCATGTTATGGGAACTCAGGCACAATGTTGGACGTCTCCTGGTGAACTATGTGCCTGCACTGGACCTTGAGCAAGTGAACTTTGATTGTGATGTCATTGACGAGATTCTCATGCAGGTTTTAGAAATGGCCTCTTCTCCTCTGGCAACAGAGCACAACTCCTGA